In Brassica rapa cultivar Chiifu-401-42 chromosome A06, CAAS_Brap_v3.01, whole genome shotgun sequence, a single window of DNA contains:
- the LOC103873864 gene encoding coiled-coil-helix-coiled-coil-helix domain-containing protein 10, mitochondrial: MGRRSSGGRSAPRPRPAAARSPPPQTVNRAPPPAPAAQASGGGGMLSGIGSTIAQGMAFGTGSAVAHRAVDAVMGPRTIQHEGVETASASASAAPAAGGMFSSSCDLHAKAFQDCVSSYGSDISKCQFYMDMLSECRKNSASTIGA, encoded by the exons atGGGTCGCCGTAGCTCAGGAG GAAGATCTGCACCTCGTCCCCGTCCTGCTGCTGCACGTAGCCCTCCTCCTCAAACTG TAAACCGTGCACCTCCTCCAGCACCAGCAGCTCAGGCTAGCGGTGGTGGTGGCATGCTCTCAGGCATTGGTTCAACCATTGCTCAGG gtATGGCTTTTGGAACCGGAAGTGCTGTTGCGCATAGGGCTGTTGATGCTGTGATGGGCCCACGAACCATTCAGCATGAAGGTGTTGAGACTGCCTCTGCTTCTGCGTCTGCTGCTCCTGCTGCAGGCGGCATGTTTTCCAGCTCCTGTGATCTTCATGCTAAGGCTTTCCAAGAT TGCGTCAGCAGCTATGGAAGCGATATCAGCAAGTGTCAGTTCTACATGGACATGTTGTCCGAGTGCAGGAAGAACTCCGCTTCCACTATTGGTGCCTGA
- the LOC103873861 gene encoding beta-ureidopropionase, with protein sequence MDKSISENGETTADGSIRGYDSLHQLLSANLKPELYQEVSRLLLGSNCGRSLEQIVLPDSAKALSSKHDFDLQAVSFSADKEQMRKPRVVRVGLIQNSIALPTTAPFSDQKRGIFEKLKPMIDAAGAAGVNILCLQEAWTMPFAFCTREKKWCEFAEPVNGESTKFLQELAKKYNMVIVSPILERDMDHGEVLWNTAVIIGNNGNIIGKHRKNHIPRVGDFNESTYYMEGDTGHPVFETVFGKIAVNICYGRHHPLNWLAFGLNGAEIVFNPSATVGELSEPMWPVEARNAAIANSYFVGSINRVGTEVFPNAFTSGDGKPQHNDFGHFYGSSYFSAPDASCTPSLSRCRDGLMISDMDLNLCRQYKDKWGFRMTARYEVYADLLGEYIKPDFKPRVVSDPMLHKNSS encoded by the exons atggataagAGCATCTCTGAAAACGGAGAAACGACTGCCGACGGATCCATCCGTGGATATGATTCGCTGCATCAACTCTTATCCGCAAATCTGAAGCCTGAGCTCTATCAG GAGGTAAGCCGATTGCTACTTGGAAGTAACTGTGGAAGATCGCTTGAACAGATTGTTCTGCCAGATTCTGCAAAAGCCCTCTCTTCAAAACATGATTTTGATCTCCAG GCGGTTAGCTTTTCAGCTGATAAAGAGCAAATGAGAAAGCCACGAGTGGTCAGAGTTGGTCTCATTCAAAACTCCATTGCTCTTCCAACCACTGCTCCCTTCTCCGACCAGAAAAGAGGAATCTTCGAGAAGTTGAAGCCGATGATTGACGCTGCAGGTGCTGCTGGTGTGAACATACTCTGCTTACAG GAAGCTTGGACTATGCCGTTTGCGTTCTGTACAAGGGAGAAGAAATGGTGTGAGTTTGCAGAGCCTGTTAATGGGGAGTCAACAAAGTTTCTTCAAGAGCTAGCCAAAAAGTATAACATGGTGATTGTGAGTCCTATTCTCGAAAGAGATATGGACCACGGTGAAGTGCTTTGGAACACCGCTGTGATCATAGGGAATAACGGTAATATCATTGGCAAGCATCGGAAG AACCACATACCGAGGGTAGGAGATTTCAACGAGAGCACGTATTACATGGAAGGAGACACTGGCCATCCTGTGTTTGAGACGGTGTTTGGGAAAATTGCTGTTAATATATGTTACGGAAGACACCATCCTCTAAACTGGTTAGCTTTTGGTCTTAACGGTGCTGAGATTGTCTTCAACCCTTCAGCAACTGTTGGTGAACTCAGTGAACCAATGTGGCCTGTTGAG GCAAGAAACGCTGCGATAGCAAACAGTTACTTTGTGGGGTCCATTAACAGAGTTGGAACCGAAGTGTTCCCAAATGCTTTCACCTCAGGGGATGGGAAACCGCAGCACAATGACTTTGGTCATTTCTATGGATCAAGCTATTTCTCTGCACCGGATGCTTCTTGCACGCCGTCTCTGTCGCGTTGCAGAGATGGGTTAATGATCTCGGATATGGATCTCAATCTCTGCCGGCAGTACAAAGATAAGTGGGGATTTAGAATGACTGCAAGATACGAAGTCTATGCGGATCTTTTGGGTGAGTACATAAAGCCAGACTTCAAGCCTCGAGTTGTTTCTGACCCAATGCTCCACAAGAATTCTTCATaa
- the LOC103873859 gene encoding uncharacterized protein LOC103873859: MLSQISDQRPTKILRIKLGRNNLRVRGDMVGGGDGERGGVGGRGGNKAEANQLLVTSEKLLSSSDFQGAKASAIRACKSDPSLAEAADSILTICDVLIASEIRLGDSKLPDWYAALRLGRLAQNPEHVATQYRRLALLLNPSVNRFPLADQAFKVVSEAWHVLSDPSRKSLYDQEVQLSQLVQPQKQRFVWKPSQSTTNVVVAQQPPSVAQPPRRSDPMATSFWTACPYCFVLFEYPKAYEECVLRCQDCRRAFQAVTIQKPPVEGEGEDVYFCSWSVFPLGFSGEFRAPSWSPISPLIACPLQMVDDERTRKKRKEPAPPRFFYDDDDIYVAISDDDHEENDPNELQAKNVGKGKEKLVRGNKKHGSEKAGRGIQHVETIGGASNHAASIASYVTPVGSSSMSKPMSIRKRTGTGAKNLGRLDLNVEFSNEVEEPAVAGGRNEGNGLGSNREVDNMEGIGFFEDLDEFLSSLPIFSVDGDDKIKAT; this comes from the coding sequence ATGCTGTCCCAAATTTCAGATCAACGACCCACAAAAATCTTACGCATCAAACTCGGGAGAAACAATTTACGGGTGAGAGGAGATATGGTAGGCGGCGGAGATGGCGAACGCGGCGGAGTTGGTGGTCGTGGCGGTAACAAAGCGGAGGCAAATCAGTTGCTCGTAACATCGGAGAAGCTTCTATCGTCTAGTGACTTCCAAGGAGCCAAGGCGTCAGCGATCCGCGCATGCAAATCCGACCCGAGCCTAGCGGAAGCGGCGGACTCCATCCTCACAATCTGCGACGTTCTCATAGCCAGCGAGATTCGTCTAGGCGACTCAAAATTACCTGACTGGTACGCCGCGCTGCGACTCGGTCGGTTAGCTCAGAACCCCGAACACGTCGCGACTCAGTACCGCAGGCTCGCTCTCCTCCTCAATCCGTCGGTTAATCGCTTTCCGTTAGCCGATCAGGCGTTTAAGGTCGTCTCCGAAGCTTGGCACGTGCTCTCCGATCCCTCGAGGAAGTCGCTGTACGACCAAGAGGTTCAACTGAGTCAACTCGTCCAACCTCAGAAGCAACGTTTCGTATGGAAACCTAGCCAAAGCACCACCAACGTAGTAGTAGCACAACAGCCGCCTTCTGTTGCTCAGCCGCCGCGGAGGAGCGATCCTATGGCGACGAGCTTCTGGACTGCTTGTCCGTACTGTTTTGTGCTCTTTGAGTACCCTAAGGCTTACGAGGAATGCGTTTTGAGGTGTCAAGATTGTAGAAGAGCTTTTCAAGCTGTGACGATACAGAAACCTCCGGTGGAGGGGGAAGGAGAAGACGTTTACTTCTGCTCGTGGAGTGTATTCCCGCTAGGGTTTTCCGGCGAGTTTAGAGCTCCGAGCTGGTCACCTATTTCACCTCTTATTGCATGCCCTCTGCAAATGGTGGACGATGAACGGACcaggaagaagagaaaggaaCCTGCTCCTCCAAGATTTTTCTATGACGATGATGACATATATGTTGCTATTTCCGATGATGATCATGAGGAAAATGACCCTAATGAGTTACAAGCGAAGAATGTCGGGAAAGGGAAAGAAAAACTTGTGAGGGGTAACAAGAAACATGGATCAGAGAAGGCTGGGAGGGGAATCCAACATGTAGAAACTATCGGTGGTGCTAGCAATCATGCGGCTTCAATTGCTTCATATGTTACTCCTGTTGGTTCCTCGTCTATGTCAAAACCGATGAGTATTAGAAAAAGAACGGGAACTGGAGCTAAGAACCTAGGAAGGTTGGATTTGAATGTGGAGTTCAGTAATGAAGTGGAAGAGCCTGCTGTGGCAGGCGGGAGAAATGAAGGCAATGGGCTCGGAAGTAACAGGGAGGTGGATAATATGGAAGGGATTGGGTTCTTTGAGGACCTTGATGAATTCTTGAGTAGTTTGCCGATATTTTCTGTCGATGGGGATGATAAGATCAAGGCTACTTAG
- the LOC103873862 gene encoding fructose-1,6-bisphosphatase, cytosolic, with protein MLQVETIMQSLTITLYPTSISPPSLDLFPLRQITASVLYPPTAGYNRRGMASRGDSASFKSLAARQTSISSDDDGYCTLVDFAGNGGGGRQGTTVGDDLVVLLYHLQHACKRIASLVASPFNSSLGKLSVNSSSGSDRDAPKPLDIVSNDIILSSLRNSGKVAVMASEEDDTPTWIKDDGPYVVVVDPLDGSRNIDASIPTGTIFGIYSRLVELDHLPVEEKAELNSLQRGNRLVASGYVLYSSATILCVTLGSGTHAFTLDHSTGEFVLTHPNIKIPTRGQIYSVNDARYFDWPEGLRKYIDTVRQGKGQNPKKYSARYICSLVADLHRTLLYGGVAMNPRDHLRLVYEGNPLAYLVEQAGGQASDGKREILSIQPVKLHQRLPLFLGSVEDVTELESYGDVQQTVNPGYEV; from the exons ATGCTCCAAGTTGAGACAATAATGCAATCTCTTACTATAACTCTGTACCCAACTTCAATTTCCCCGCCAAGTCTCGATCTCTTTCCGCTTAGACAAATCACCGCTTCTGTTCTCTATCCTCCAACCGCCGGATACAACCGCCGCGGCATGGCGTCCCGCGGCGATTCTGCTTCGTTTAAGTCCCTAGCGGCTCGTCAGACTTCGATCAGTAGTGATGACGATGGTTACTGTACTCTCGTAGACTTTGCAG GTAATGGAGGAGGAGGGAGACAAGGTACGACTGTAGGAGATGATCTTGTGGTGTTACTTTACCACTTGCAACATGCCTGCAAAAGAATAGCTTCTCTTGTCGCTTCTCCTTTCAACTCCTCACTTGGAAAGCTCTCTGTCAACTCCTCTAGTGGCTCTGACCGAGATGCTCCTAAGCCGCTTGATATTGTCTct AACGATATCATCTTGTCATCTCTCAGAAACTCAGGGAAAGTAGCAGTAATGGCTTCAGAAGAAGACGATACTCCCACTTGGATAAAAGATGATGGTCCTTACGTTGTGGTTGTAGATCCTTTAGATGGTTCACGTAACATCGATGCTTCGATACCCACTGGAACTATATTTGGGATTTACAGTCGACTCGTTGAGCTTGATCATTTACCTGTTGAAGAGAAAGCTGAGCTCAATTCACTTCAGAGAGGAAACAGGCTTGTAGCTTCCGGTTACGTGCTGTACTCTTCAGCCACGATACTCTGCGTTACTCTTGGCTCTGGTACACATGCCTTCACGCTTGATCATTCCACGGGGGAGTTCGTTCTTACACATCCGAACATTAAAATCCCTACTCGAG GACAAATCTACTCAGTGAATGATGCGAGGTACTTTGACTGGCCAGAAGGTTTGAGGAAGTACATTGATACGGTACGACAAGGGAAAGGCCAAAACCCGAAGAAATACTCAGCCCGTTATATTTGTTCTCTAGTGGCTGATCTTCACAGGACACTGTTATACGGAGGAGTGGCTATGAATCCAAGAGATCATCTCCGTTTAGTCTACGAAGGAAACCCTTTGGCTTATCTAGTGGAACAAGCTGGTGGCCAAGCCTCTGACGGAAAGAGAGAGATACTTTCGATACAGCCAGTGAAGCTTCACCAGAGGTTGCCTCTGTTTCTTGGGAGTGTAGAGGATGTGACTGAGCTTGAGAGCTATGGAGATGTACAGCAGACTGTGAATCCTGGCTATGAAGTTTGA
- the LOC103873863 gene encoding KH domain-containing protein HEN4, whose amino-acid sequence MERNNYHYSTEKRSRAVDPGSGFGSSKRAKTHHAQLLSPLVVPVGHASFRLLSPISQVGAVIGKSGSVIKQLQQSTGAKIRVEEPPVGSPDRVITIIAQVDSTSRVKLGVDSNGSTEAERKEEDEVEVSKAQAALIRVFEILAAEADSSTVVCRLLTESSHAGAVIGKGGQMVGRIRKETGCKIAIRTENLPICADRDDEMVEIEGNVNAVKKALVSVSRCLQDCQDVKKIRTVGNRPFEKETIQESSHRPLETIIQESLLRRSVEDYDYRTRGADMFPRGTLARPSDVIPHDALHHRHIDGVSQGTLRRHIEEDRQDALLRQIEAERHDALRRHIDLGPREVLYRPSDGVRGDVFRQHREVDTSSHDSLGRPYEMVQRDAIRGMQFERDAFGRTIETIPQETLRRPSGDFLAHRSSTLDTHPHSITTSALMTNAVTLKPHQPEVEAENQDVVFKILCSIENAGGVIGTGGKVIRTLHSESGAFISVGNTIADCEERLITVTAPESPDRQSSPAQKAILLVFTRLFELATKKIVDNGSRMSITARLVVPTSQIGCLLGKGGAVVSEMRKATGAAIQILKAEQNPKCISENDQVVQITGEFPNVREAIFHVTSRLRDSLFSKSRKSSVTKSNPTLTTERIHRGQSDNPLSVGSHQSFGHPPTISTSLNRRSDDSFLSGSQLSANYLRPAGTDPYTRPEDPVPDRFNPSGGYSPNFGRRSTMDHNDISHHLTETASRMWASPPPAALRGLSDANGGLSSARPGHVLGSGHKSAIVTNTTVEIRVPENAISFVYGEHGNNLEQLRQISGARVIVHEPQLGTSDRIIVISGTPDQTQSAQNLLHAFILKGETLLSKRYNLN is encoded by the exons atGGAGCGAAACAACTATCACTATTCTACAGAGAAGAGATCCAGAGCCGTAGATCCGGGTTCAGGATTCGGATCTTCCAAAAGAGCGAAGACGCACCACGCGCAGCTGCTCTCTCCTCTGGTTGTTCCCGTGGGACACGCGTCGTTCCGATTGCTCAGCCCAATATCGCAGGTCGGTGCGGTGATTGGAAAATCCGGAAGCGTGATCAAACAGCTCCAACAGTCAACCGGAGCCAAGATACGGGTCGAGGAGCCTCCGGTTGGGTCTCCGGATCGGGTCATCACGATCATAGCACAAGTGGATTCAACCTCTAGGGTTAAGTTAGGTGTTGATAGCAATGGGAGCACAGAGGCTGAGAGGAAGGAGGAGGATGAAGTTGAGGTATCTAAAGCACAAGCAGCGTTGATTCGTGTTTTCGAGATTCTAGCGGCTGAAGCGGATAGCAGTACGGTGGTGTGCCGTTTGTTGACGGAGTCTAGCCATGCGGGGGCTGTGATAGGCAAGGGTGGTCAAATGGTGGGGCGTATTAGGAAAGAAACTGGTTGCAAGATTGCTATACGGACTGAGAATTTGCCTATTTGCGCTGACCGTGATGATGAGATGGTGGAG ATTGAAGGTAATGTTAATGCTGTGAAGAAAGCGCTTGTTTCTGTCTCCCGCTGCTTGCAAGATTGCCAAGATGTTAAGAAGATAAGGACGGTGGGAAACAGACCTTTTGAGAAAGAGACCATCCAAGAATCTTCGCATAGGCCCTTAGAAACAATTATTCAGGAGTCTCTTCTTCGTAGGTCGGTTGAAGATTATGATTATAGAACGAGAGGAGCTGATATGTTTCCTCGGGGTACTTTAGCTCGCCCCAGTGATGTGATTCCTCATGATGCTTTGCATCATAGGCATATTGATGGGGTTTCTCAGGGTACTTTGCGCAGGCATATTGAGGAGGACCGTCAAGATGCTTTACTCAGGCAGATTGAAGCGGAACGGCATGATGCTTTACGCCGGCATATTGATCTGGGTCCACGAGAAGTGTTATACAGGCCTTCTGATGGTGTCAGGGGAGATGTTTTCCGACAGCACAGAGAGGTGGATACTTCTTCTCATGATTCCTTGGGTAGACCTTACGAGATGGTTCAACGTGATGCTATTAGGGGCATGCAGTTTGAGCGTGATGCTTTTGGGAGGACTATTGAAACAATCCCACAAGAAACTCTTCGTCGGCCAAGTGGAGATTTTCTTGCTCATCGTAGTTCCACTCTAGATACTCATCCTCACAGCATTACGACCTCCGCTCTAATGACTAACGCTGTCACCTTGAAACCACATCAACCAGAAGTGGAAGCAGAGAACCAAGACGTAGTTTTTAAGATACTTTGTTCCATTGAAAATGCTGGTGGAGTTATTGGGACAGGGGGTAAAGTTATAAGGACGCTTCATAGCGAGTCAGGTGCCTTCATAAGTGTGGGAAATACAATTGCTGACTGTGAAGAACGTTTAATCACAGTTACTGCACCAGAG AGTCCTGACCGTCAAAGCTCGCCAGCCCAGAAAGCTATTCTCCTTGTTTTTACTAGATTATTTGAGCTTGCCACTAAAAAAATCGTAGACAATGGCTCAAGGATGTCTATAACCGCACGACTTGTGGTCCCAACAAGTCAGATTGGTTGTTTGCTTGGAAAAGGAGGTGCTGTAGTTTCGGAAATGCGGAAAGCCACGGGGGCTGCCATTCAAATTTTGAAGGCTGAGCAGAATCCAAAATGTATTTCAGAGAATGATCAAGTTGTGCAG ATTACAGGAGAGTTCCCCAATGTAAGAGAAGCCATTTTCCATGTTACGAGCAGGCTGCGAGACAGTCTTTTCTCTAAATCAAGGAAAAGTTCCGTAACCAAGAGCAACCCCACCTTAACTACAGAGAGAATCCACCGCGGACAATCAGATAATCCTCTGTCTGTTGGGTCTCATCAGTCCTTTGGTCATCCACCTACCATCTCTACAAGTCTTAACAGAAGATCTGATGACTCCTTTTTAAGTGGGTCTCAGTTATCAGCTAATTATTTGAGACCTGCTGGCACAGATCCTTACACACGACCAGAAGACCCGGTTCCTGATAGGTTTAATCCATCAGGTGGCTATTCTCCTAATTTTGGTCGGCGGTCCACTATGGACCACAATGATATCTCCCATCACTTAACTGAGACTGCATCTCGTATGTGGGCCTCTCCG CCACCGGCAGCTCTGAGAGGTTTATCTGATGCTAATGGTGGATTATCTTCTGCACGGCCTGGCCATGTTCTTGGCAG TGGACACAAATCTGCCATCGTTACAAACACAACTGTGGAAATTAGAGTTCCAGAAAATGCTATAAGCTTTGTGTACGGAGAGCATGGCAACAATCTGGAGCAACTGAGACAG ATATCGGGTGCGAGGGTCATAGTCCATGAACCTCAACTAGGAACAAGTGACAGGATCATTGTCATATCAGGGACACCTGATCAAACCCAGTCTGCTCAAAACCTCCTTCATGCATTCATCCTTAAAGGTGAAACCTTATTGTCCAAAAGATACAACCTAAACTAG
- the LOC103873865 gene encoding rDNA transcriptional regulator pol5 yields the protein MGSKKRSSADSSEDVEKKNHTDSFMKKKKKSKRDKMNADDSDAEAAAAPHPGVACTGKDMEKRKKRKASDKERKRAALDNDGDLPRPAKPPAAVVSESNSDGPETSSAAAASSSLPELPLSYFRDLASPEGSVREAAATSLVTRLQEIQKQYEMLPDKESVDGGLMLEAEKNDGLDNCAPHLRYALRRLIRGVSSSRECARQGFALGLTLPVSLISSINVESLLKLISDSLSVSSSMKGQDVKECLLGRLFAYGALARSGRLVEDWKSDKDSQIIKEFTNALIGLAAKKRYLQEPAVHVLLDFVEKLPAEAVVTHVMEAPELHKWFEQATEDGNPDALLLALKLREKISVDHPVFGKLLPVPFSSGKFFSADHLSVIGDCLKESTFCQPRVHSLWSVIRDMLLPEAVVQGEDVSSAPSSSKKQKRNRKSNPIEEEATNNSRSFCEIFMEGTLLSSSHDRKHLAFDILLLLLPKLPASFVQHFLSLKFVQCLMDILSTKDSWLHKVATHFLAELIDWVKDDDTKRVAVTMALQKHSEGKFDNITRTKTVKDLAADFETEEGCTLFLQNLMNLFVDEQHVPEEPSSMKWALEPSSLNSDQSQTTDDNSEIGSNEEKDSIGTTVNSDVLKSWVIESLPGILKHAKLSPEAKLRVQKQILKFLAVQGLFVASLGTEVTSFELQEKFKWPKTATPTALCKMCIEQLQLLLSNSQKIENPIPKESGLEQPEDPVSYFMKFLSTLQSIPSVSLFRSLNEADEKAVKELQETESKLSKEERNCGLSADASKYHALRHLVVQLLLQILLHPGDFSEAASELSVCCDKAFSSSSTDGEGEADGEEEPAVMDVLVDTLLSLLPHSSAPMRSSIEQVFKYFCQDVTNDGLLRMLRVIKKDLKPARHQDDQDSEDLDDDEDLLAIEDEEEEEENEEMGETGESDDPTDDSETVTGVARMAVDREAPENSDDSDDSEEEEDDGMDDDAMFRMDTYLAQIFKEKRNQAGGETAQSQLVLFKLRVLSLLEIYLHENPGNPQVMTVYLNLAQALVNPSTAESSQQLLQRIWGIIQKKIFKAKELFKDESIELPALASLLEKNLKLAAKPFKSKKSGVDPSKKMQSAAWNRHKMIANLAQNSTYWVLKIIDLRKFSETELEKIVDVFRSVLVGYFDSSKKSQIKVDFLEEVFRRRPWIAHQLFGFILEKIVNPKVEYRRVEALELISEALRSLAPIGKETQEESKKKIKSHLVKLSHFIKVLVTNMPEKQARRAKVRKFCGRVFRMVSSLKLTKSLLKGLGEDGQTACETALGHLFMNLKNTED from the exons ATGGGTAGTAAGAAGAGAAGCAGCGCCGATTCATCGGAAGATGTCGAGAAGAAGAACCACACCGATTCcttcatgaagaagaagaagaaatccaAGCGTGATAAGATGAACGCTGACGATTCCGATGCCGAGGCGGCGGCCGCGCCTCATCCCGGCGTTGCGTGTACCGGTAAAGAcatggagaagaggaagaagaggaaagctTCTGACAAGGAGAGAAAACGCGCCGCTCTCGATAACGACGGCGACCTTCCCCGGCCGGCAAAGCCCCCTGCGGCGGTGGTTTCCGAATCGAACTCCGACGGCCCTGAAACGTCTTCCGCCGCCGCCGCATCTTCCTCTTTGCCGGAGTTGCCTCTTAGCTATTTCAGAGACTTGGCTTCTCCTGAGGGTTCCGTTAGAGAAGCGGCTGCTACCTCATTGGTGACGAGGCTGCAAGAGATTCAGAAGCAGTACGAGATGTTGCCTGATAAGGAATCCGTCGACGGAGGATTGATGCTCGAAGCTGAGAAGAACGACGGTTTGGATAACTGTGCGCCGCATCTCAGATACGCTCTACGGAGGCTTATTCGTGGAGTGTCTTCTTCAAGAGAG TGTGCAAGACAAGGATTTGCTTTGGGGCTGACGTTACCTGTTAGCTTAATCTCTAGCATTAATGTGGAGTCGCTACTGAAGCTCATTTCTGATTCTTTGTCCGTGTCTTCATCCATGAAGGGACAA GATGTGAAAGAATGCTTATTGGGTAGGTTGTTTGCTTATGGGGCCCTAGCACGATCGGGAAGACTAGTTGAAGACTGGAAGTCTGATAAAGACTCTCAGATCATCAAAGAGTTTACCAATGCTCTCATCGGTCTTGCTGCGAAGAAACGTTACTTGCAGGAGCCAGCTGTTCATGTTCTTCTAGATTTTGTTGAGAAG CTGCCTGCTGAAGCTGTTGTGACTCATGTTATGGAAGCTCCAGAGCTTCATAAGTGGTTTGAACAAGCCACCGAGGATGGAAACCCTGATGCTTTGCTCCTAGCGCTCAAGCTCCGTGAGAAGATTTCAGTTGATCATCCTGTCTTTGGCAAGCTTCTACCAGTTCCTTTCAGTTCCGGGAAGTTTTTTTCTGCTGATCATCTCTCAGTCATTGGTGATTGCTTGAAG GAATCTACTTTCTGTCAGCCTCGTGTTCATAGCTTATGGTCTGTCATTCGCGACATGCTGTTGCCGGAAGCTGTTGTTCAAGGCGAAGATGTCTCATCGGCTCCGAGTTCCTCCAAAAAGCAAAAGAGAAACCGCAAGTCCAACCCCATAGAAGAAGAGGCCACAAATAACAGTCGGAGTTTCTGCGAAATTTTTATGGAAGGAACCCTGCTTTCTTCATCTCATGATCGCAAGCATTTGGCATTCGATATcctgcttcttcttctcccaAAGCTCCCTGCCAGTTTCGTCCAACACTTCTTATCGTTGAAGTTTGTTCAGTGCCTCATGGATATACTCTCCACAAAGGACTCTTGGCTGCATAAAGTTGCAACTCATTTCCTCGCGGAGTTGATAGATTGGGTGAAAGACGATGATACCAAGAGGGTGGCTGTTACCATGGCTCTTCAGAAACACAGTGAAGGAAAGTTTGACAATATTACGCGTACAAAAACTGTGAAAGATCTAGCTGCTGATTTTGAAACTGAAGAGGGTTGCACGCTTTTCCTCCAGAACTTGATGAACTTGTTTGTGGATGAACAGCATGTTCCTGAGGAACCTTCAAGTATGAAATGGGCGCTAGAACCTTCCTCTCTCAACTCAGATCAGAGTCAAACAACAGACGATAATTCTGAGATAGGTTCAAACGAGGAGAAGGATTCGATTGGAACAACTGTAAACTCAGATGTTCTGAAAAGCTGGGTCATTGAGTCTCTCCCTGGCATTTTAAAACATGCCAAATTGTCCCCAGAGGCCAAACTACGAGTGCAGAAGCAGATCCTGAAATTTCTAGCTGTTCAAGGTCTATTTGTGGCTTCTCTAGGCACTGAAGTCACGTCATTTGAGTTGCAGGAGAAATTTAAGTGGCCGAAGACAGCTACTCCCACTGCTCTTTGCAAAATGTGCATCGAACAGCTTCAGCTACTGCTGTCGAATTCTCAAAAGATTGAGAATCCGATACCTAAGGAGAGTGGCTTGGAGCAGCCCGAGGATCCTGTTTCCTACTTCATGAAATTTCTTAGCACGCTGCAGAGTATTCCCTCGGTTTCTCTCTTTCGTTCCTTGAATGAAGCAGATGAAAAGGCTGTCAAAGAATTACAAGAAACAGAAAGTAAACTCTCAAAGGAG GAAAGGAATTGTGGATTATCTGCTGATGCAAGTAAGTATCATGCATTGAGGCACTTAGTCGTTCAGCTGTTGCTTCAAATACTCCTCCATCCGGGAGACTTCTCGGAAGCTGCAAGTGAACTTTCAGTATGCTGTGACAAAGCTTTCAGTTCCTCCTCTACTGATGGCGAAGGTGAGGCTGATGGTGAAGAAGAACCAGCAGTCATGGATGTCCTCGTGGACACATTACTTTCTCTCTTGCCACATTCTTCAGCTCCAATGCGATCTTCCATTGAGCAG GTTTTCAAGTACTTCTGTCAAGATGTTACCAATGATGGACTGTTGAGAATGCTACGTGTGATCAAGAAAGATCTAAAACCGGCTAGACATCAGGACGACCAAGACTCTGAGGATCTTGACGATGATGAAGATCTTCTGGCtattgaagatgaagaagaagaagaagaaaacgagGAAATGGGTGAGACTGGTGAGAGCGATGATCCAACTGACGATTCTGAAACAGTTACTGGCGTTGCCCGTATGGCAGTTGACAGAGAAGCTCCTGAAAATTCGGATGACTCTGATgactctgaagaagaagaagatgatgggaTGGATGACGATGCAATGTTCCGTATGGACACTTATTTGGCACAGATATTCAAGGAGAAGAGGAATCAAGCTGGCGGCGAAACTGCTCAGTCCCAGCTTGTGCTGTTTAAACTCCGTGTCCTATCCCTTCTCGAAATCTACCTTCATGAAAATCCAG GTAATCCTCAAGTTATGACAGTGTACTTAAACCTAGCTCAGGCACTAGTGAACCCAAGCACTGCAGAAAGTAGTCAGCAGCTTTTACAGCGTATATGGGGTATCATCCAGAAGAAGATCTTCAAGGCTAAAGAGTTATTCAAGGATGAATCTATTGAACTACCTGCACTTGCTTCTTTATTGGAGAAGAATCTTAAACTGGCGGCAAAGCCATTCAAGAGTAAGAAGTCAGGTGTTGATCCTTCCAAGAAGATGCAGTCTGCTGCGTGGAACCGACACAAGATGATCGCTAACCTTGCCCAGAACTCAACCTACTGGGTTCTGAAGATAATCGACTTGAGAAAGTTCTCAGAGACCGAACTGGAGAAGATCGTGGATGTGTTTAGGAGTGTCCTTGTCGGGTACTTTGATAGCAGCAAGAAGTCTCAGATAAAGGTAGACTTTCTTGAGGAAGTGTTTAGAAGGAGACCGTGGATTGCACACCAGCTGTTTGGATTTATTCTGGAGAAAATTGTGAATCCGAAGGTTGAGTATCGTAGAGTGGAAGCTCTTGAATTGATCTCTGAAGCTTTAAGGTCGTTGGCTCCTATAGGCAAAGAGACGCAAGAAGagtcgaagaagaaaataaagagCCATCTGGTGAAACTGAGTCATTTTATTAAAGTGCTTGTTACAAATATGCCGGAGAAGCAAGCAAGGCGGGCTAAGGTGCGGAAGTTCTGTGGCAGGGTCTTTAGAATGGTCTCTTCGTTGAAACTCACCAAGTCTCTCCTCAAGGGTTTGGGAGAAGATGGCCAAACAGCTTGTGAAACTGCACTTGGTCATCTGTTTATGAATCTCAAGAACACTGAGGATTAA